In Bacillota bacterium, the genomic window CTGCGCCGTTCGGATGGAGACAAAGCGTTCTCGGACTTCGTCACGCACCGCGACGGGCACGATGATGGGCCTGGTGGCCACGGCCGTACCGCCAGCGGCAGCCGAAGGCTCACTGGAACGTGGGGAGACCGCGGCCACCGAGATATCAGGCCGGTATAAGCTGGATGAGACGGGCGTGCCCTCCCACGCCACATAAACCCTCTCTTCCACCAGCGCCACGTAAGAAGGCCCGAGGCCCCGACGCAGCCAATCGCTCAGCGCTGTAACGAAGTGGGCGTGGAAGTCCGGCCAGAGACCGGACGTCTCTATCCTGGGATCAAGGCGAAGGAACTCGCCGTCTCGCTTCATTCTGCGGCGCCGCCCCTACCGTTCACCCTTGAGTGCCGGCAACGGTGACAGCTACCGGCAGCCCGATTATACCTCAGTCCGCAGAAGCCTGCCGCTCAAAGGCGCGTGGGCGCCGCGGCTCGAGGCGTGCAGGCAAGCGCGCCGGTTCTTTTCCTGCCAAAGAGGAATTTGGCTCTTTTTGTCGAACGCGCCGGCGGAGGCAGAAAACTTTTGTGCTTTTGCTTCGCGAAAGAAACATTTTGCTACTCTCTTCGAACCCACCCGGGAGGGCCCCTCGAGTGAGCCCCGACCGCCGCGTCAGCGCGACGGGCGAGGTTGCGCCGCCGCCCTGGGCGCAGCAGTGGCGGGGGCGCCTGCCTGAACTGCCGCCAGCACTTCAGCGGGTGGGCCACGTGCTCCTCGACCGGTTGATCCCGCCCGAGTCGCTGACCATCGAGTCGGTGGCAGCCGCCGCCGGCGTCAGTCCGGCCACGGTGGTGAGGTTCAGCCGCGACGTGGGCTACCGGGGCTTCAAGGAGCTGAAGGTCGCCATCCTGCGCCTGTATGGCCCGGACGAAGCGCTGCGCAGTCCCGCTGCCCCGCCAGAAGCCGCGCAGGCCGGCCAGGAGCCGGGTAGCCCGGCCTGGCTGGCCTGCCGGGATACCCTGCAGAAGGCTCGAGCGTACCTGGCCTGGAGCCTGGAGTCGCTGGACCCGGGCGCAGTCGAGCACGCGGCGTGCTTGCTGGCGCGCGCCCGGCTCATCGTCTGGTTCGGCGTGGGCGCTTCGGGCCTGCTCGCCAACGCGGCCGACTTCAAGTTCAGCATCGCCGGCTTCAACTGCCGGTCGGCTATCGAGCCTCAGGTGCTCATGGGTCTGGCCCCGCGCCTTGGTCCAGGGGACGTGCTGGTGGTCTTCTCCCATTCCGGAAAGACGAAGAGCGTCCTGGATCCTGTAGAGCACGTGCGCTCGCACGCCCGCCCTTCCGTCATCGCCGCCACCGATGCGGCGAGGAGCCCCCTGACCCGCCTTGCGGACGTGACACTGGTGACGGCCGACGAGCCGACCCGGCTCCCCGACCAGCAGCCGATCACCTTCCGTCCGTCCCAGGAGGCGCTCATCAACGCACTGCTGCTGGCCACGTTCCACTGCGCCGAGCGGGAGGGCGTCGGGCGTGGCTAGTCCCGCGGCCGTCGGCGGCGGTCAGTCTGCCGGGTTCCTGCTCATGGATCTCCACACGCATACCGCCGCTTCGGACGGCCAGGGGTCGGTCCGGGACGTCCTGCAGGCTGCCGCAGCCCGGGGCCTTTCGGCTGTCGCGGTAACGGACCATTTCATGGACGGGCGAAGGCCCGCGATCAGCGAGTCGCGGCTTCTCGCCCTGGTGCGGGTGGCCCGCAGGCATCCCCTGCCGGGCTACCCCGTGCTCCTTGCCGGGGCCGAGGTGGAGGCCCACACCGAAATACCGGCTGCACTCGCCAGGCGGCTCGACGTGCTGATCCGAAGCGTCCACTCGATCCCGGGTGCTCCCGAGGCGCTGTGGGCAGCAGAGCGATGGGAACGCTACAAGGAGGGGATCATTCGGGCCATCCAGATGCCCCACACCACCATCCTGGGCCACGTGGAGGGGTACCTCCCGCTCCCCGTCGGCGTCGGTGAGAACACCACGTTTGCAGAACGGCGAGCGCTCGAGCGGGAGGTCGCGCGCCGCTTCTTCGACGAGGCTTTTCAAGAGGCCGTCGCTGGCGCCGCCAAAGCCGCCGGGGTCGCCGTCGAGCTTCACGTCGCCACCCAGACGCCGCGCCCCGACTTCGTGCGGCGCCTGGTACGAGCGGGCGCGTACCTCTCCGTGGGATCGGACGCCCACGCCCCCGACCGCGTCGGCGACGTGACATGGGCCTACGAGCTGATCCGCGAGCTCGGCGTTCCGAAGGAGCTGCTTTACGTCCCGCCGCGCCTTCAACCTGCCCGTCACCCGGTTGAAGCACGTGGAGGGCAAGCCGCATGTTGAACCGTCACACCCGTGGGGCCGGGAGCGCGACGCTGGCCGCCTGGCTGGGGCCGGTTGCCGTCGTCGTGGCCATGGTCACGGCCATGACCACCGGACTTGCCGCCACCGCATCCGGCGTGGCGGCGGCCCCCGCTGGCACCTCGACTCCCCTGCAGATCATCCTGATGATCGGCGACGGGATGGGCCACGCGCACCTGGACCTGCTGAGAAGCCGAGGCCCTGCCCATCTCAACGAACTGCACATGCTGGCCTCCCTGCGCACCGCCTCGTTGTCGGGCATCACCGACTCGGCGGCTGCGGCCACGGCGCTCTCCACCGGGGAACGCACCGTCAACGGCAGGCTGTCCGTGAGTCCGGGCGGGCACCCGTGGCCCTCCCTCTTCGAGCGCGCCCGGAGGGCCGGTCTGCGCCTCGGCCTCGTTACCACGGTGGCGGTCACGGACGCCACCCCGGCGGCCTTTGCCGCCCATGCCGAGGACCGCCGCAACCACCGCACCGTAGCCGGGCAATACCTCGACCTGGGGGTAGACGTGATCCTGGGCGGAGGCGGTTATCACTGGACCCCGTCACTGTGGCCGCGCCGGGGCGAGGTGGCGCCTCTCGACAGGGCCACCGCCATGGGCTACGCGGTGGTGCGCCGGCGGGACGAACTGCTGAAGCTCATGGGCGGACCGCTACCGCCCGGGCAGCGCCTGCTGGGCCTCTTCTCGGACAGTTCCATGGCTTACGAGGCCGAGCGCCCGACCCACGAGCCCTCGCTCGCCGAAATGACCGACGCTGCACTGCGCGTCCTGAGCCGGGACGACGCCCCGTTCGTGCTGATCGTGGAAGCGGGCCGCATCGACCATCTGGGCCATGAAGGCCGGGTCGACGCCCTGCCGGCGGAGCTATCTGCCTTCGACGCCGCGGTCGACGTGGCCCTTCGCTACCTCGCGGAACACCCCGAGGCACTCCTGGTCGTAACGGCCGACCACGAGACGGGCGGCCTCAAGGCGGCCCCTACCGGGGAGTGGCGCTTCACCCGGGCCGGCGGCCACACCGGCGCGCCCGTGCCGCTGCTCGCAAAGGGAGCGGGGGCCGAGTACTTCTCCGGCGCCCTGCACCTCGCCGACGTGGGACGAACGCTGGCACAGCTGGTGGACTCCTGGCGGGACGAGTCTACCGCCATCACCGTCATGACCTTCAACATCCATGGCGGCATCGGCTCGGATCTGCGCTACGACCTGGAACGTCTCCAGAACCTTCTGAAAGAGTCAGGCGCCGACATCATCGCCCTCAACGAGGTGGAGCACGGGTCGGCGCGGGTGCACGGTGACCGGGTAGCTGACCTGCTGGCGCGTGCTCTGGGCTACGAGCACGTTTTTGCACCCACCCTGGGGACCGCCGGGAGCGGCTTCGGAAACGCGCTCCTCTCGCGCTTTCCCATCCTCACACAGACCACCGTCCCGTTGCCCGGCAAGTCCGGCTCAGAACCGCGCAACGCGATCTGGGCCACCTTGGACGTCAACGGCACGCCCCTCAACGTCCTGGTCACTCACTTCTCCACGCCCTCGGAGGGCAACGGCGTGGAGCAGGCCCGCGCCATCGAGCGGCTGGCGTTCGAGAAGGACTTCGGCGGAACCGGCGGCCCCGCGGTCCTCCTGGGAGATCTCAACTTTGTGCCCATGGACAGCCTGGAACTGGCGAGCCTTTCCGGGCGGTTCATGGACAGCTGGCCGCTTTACCGGCTGCTTTCGGCACCCTGGTGGCTTTCCCGGGCGGGATTCTTCGAGCGGGATTATCGCCGGGGCGGCTATACGTACGACGCCTTCGACCCGAGCCGCCGCATCGACTACGTCCTCACCACACCCGGGCTTCTGCCTGACCCGGCCGGCCCGACCCTCGTGTGGCGCACGATGGCCTCGGACCACCTGCCCTATCAGGTCACGCTGCGGTTGCCGCGGCGGCACTCGCCGGCGGGCCTGTCCCGGGTCAGGGCGGTACACCTCGAGGCTTACGCGCAGGCGCTGGCGGGCACTACCCTGCCACCCCCCTCCGGCAGGCCCGTGGTGGCCATCCACGCCGGCGAAGCCGCCGAGCGGTGGCTGGACCTCCTGGGGCGCCACCTCCCGGATGAGGTCGCCCGCATCGAGGACCTGGTCCAGGACGCCGGCATGGTGTCCCGCCGCCTCAACGACACCGAACTCTCGACACTGGCCTCTCCCGCCGCATCGGGCGTGAGCCTGCTCGTCCTGCCTTACGCCCGCGAGCTGACGGCCCGGCAGGAGGCGGCTCTCAGGCGGTTCGTCGCGGAAGGGGGCGGCCTTCTGGCGCTGGACGAGGCGGGGCTTTTACCCGCCGTACAGGAACTGGTGGGCTTTCGCCTCGCAGGGTGGCAGTTTTGCCCGCTCGGGGCCGAGCTTGCCCTGGAGAACAGCCGCACCGTGCCGCCACATGGGTTCTTCGTTTTGGAACCGTTTCCATATACGCAGGTGCTGGGTACCTGGATGCCGGTCGGTCCGCAGTACGCGGCCAACCGCCCTCTGGT contains:
- a CDS encoding DUF4058 family protein; the protein is MKRDGEFLRLDPRIETSGLWPDFHAHFVTALSDWLRRGLGPSYVALVEERVYVAWEGTPVSSSLYRPDISVAAVSPRSSEPSAAAGGTAVATRPIIVPVAVRDEVRERFVSIRTAQ
- a CDS encoding MurR/RpiR family transcriptional regulator produces the protein MSPDRRVSATGEVAPPPWAQQWRGRLPELPPALQRVGHVLLDRLIPPESLTIESVAAAAGVSPATVVRFSRDVGYRGFKELKVAILRLYGPDEALRSPAAPPEAAQAGQEPGSPAWLACRDTLQKARAYLAWSLESLDPGAVEHAACLLARARLIVWFGVGASGLLANAADFKFSIAGFNCRSAIEPQVLMGLAPRLGPGDVLVVFSHSGKTKSVLDPVEHVRSHARPSVIAATDAARSPLTRLADVTLVTADEPTRLPDQQPITFRPSQEALINALLLATFHCAEREGVGRG
- a CDS encoding PHP domain-containing protein, which gives rise to MASPAAVGGGQSAGFLLMDLHTHTAASDGQGSVRDVLQAAAARGLSAVAVTDHFMDGRRPAISESRLLALVRVARRHPLPGYPVLLAGAEVEAHTEIPAALARRLDVLIRSVHSIPGAPEALWAAERWERYKEGIIRAIQMPHTTILGHVEGYLPLPVGVGENTTFAERRALEREVARRFFDEAFQEAVAGAAKAAGVAVELHVATQTPRPDFVRRLVRAGAYLSVGSDAHAPDRVGDVTWAYELIRELGVPKELLYVPPRLQPARHPVEARGGQAAC
- a CDS encoding alkaline phosphatase, which translates into the protein MLNRHTRGAGSATLAAWLGPVAVVVAMVTAMTTGLAATASGVAAAPAGTSTPLQIILMIGDGMGHAHLDLLRSRGPAHLNELHMLASLRTASLSGITDSAAAATALSTGERTVNGRLSVSPGGHPWPSLFERARRAGLRLGLVTTVAVTDATPAAFAAHAEDRRNHRTVAGQYLDLGVDVILGGGGYHWTPSLWPRRGEVAPLDRATAMGYAVVRRRDELLKLMGGPLPPGQRLLGLFSDSSMAYEAERPTHEPSLAEMTDAALRVLSRDDAPFVLIVEAGRIDHLGHEGRVDALPAELSAFDAAVDVALRYLAEHPEALLVVTADHETGGLKAAPTGEWRFTRAGGHTGAPVPLLAKGAGAEYFSGALHLADVGRTLAQLVDSWRDESTAITVMTFNIHGGIGSDLRYDLERLQNLLKESGADIIALNEVEHGSARVHGDRVADLLARALGYEHVFAPTLGTAGSGFGNALLSRFPILTQTTVPLPGKSGSEPRNAIWATLDVNGTPLNVLVTHFSTPSEGNGVEQARAIERLAFEKDFGGTGGPAVLLGDLNFVPMDSLELASLSGRFMDSWPLYRLLSAPWWLSRAGFFERDYRRGGYTYDAFDPSRRIDYVLTTPGLLPDPAGPTLVWRTMASDHLPYQVTLRLPRRHSPAGLSRVRAVHLEAYAQALAGTTLPPPSGRPVVAIHAGEAAERWLDLLGRHLPDEVARIEDLVQDAGMVSRRLNDTELSTLASPAASGVSLLVLPYARELTARQEAALRRFVAEGGGLLALDEAGLLPAVQELVGFRLAGWQFCPLGAELALENSRTVPPHGFFVLEPFPYTQVLGTWMPVGPQYAANRPLVVARGRAAYAAGFLFAEEVMAEDPVFRKTVSRLLGVLTGTLPRQEGVKSHAGALDTASVGSGR